The following are from one region of the Sorghum bicolor cultivar BTx623 chromosome 2, Sorghum_bicolor_NCBIv3, whole genome shotgun sequence genome:
- the LOC8077450 gene encoding 7-deoxyloganetic acid glucosyltransferase: MAPAHVLVFPWPMQGHINCMLHFATGLAGAGLHVSFLHTEHNLRLLGLASAAAAPRLRFLSVPDGLPDDHPRSVGDLIELARSLKTEGSVAYRALLTTLLPVPPAESPGGPSSDAGVDPGFPPVTCVVADGLLPWAIDTAEELGVPALAFRTASACSFLAYLSVPKLFDLGEVPFPAGGSLDEPVRGVPRMESYLRRRDLPRQCRRLSETVDVDPMLHLLATGTAHNVNARALILNTAASLEGSAVTNIARRTRDVFAIGPLHAASPAAPAVASSLWREDDGCTAWLDGHADRSVVFVSLGSLAVISHEQFTEFLCGLVAAGYPFLWVLRPDMVDAGGQDAALLREAIRAVGGKSAARVVPWAPQRDVLRHRAVGCFLTHAGWNSTLEGIVEGVPMVCWPFFADQQTNSRFVGAVWGNGLDMKDVCDRAVVQRTLKEAMESDVIKGAAQALAQQVRRDVDGGGSSAVELQRLVAFIEELSAQPSHYR; this comes from the coding sequence ATGGCGCCGGCGCACGTCCTCGTGTTCCCGTGGCCGATGCAGGGCCACATCAACTGCATGCTCCACTTCGCCACGGGCCTCGCCGGCGCCGGCCTCCACGTCTCTTTCCTCCACACCGAACACAACCTCCGCCTGCTCGGCCTGGCCtccgcggccgccgcgccgcgcctcCGCTTCCTGTCCGTCCCAGATGGCCTCCCGGACGACCACCCACGCTCAGTCGGTGACCTTATCGAGCTCGCCAGGTCCCTGAAGACGGAGGGCTCCGTCGCATACCGTGCTCTGCTTACCACGTTGCTGCCAGTGCCACCGGCGGAGAGCCCGGGCGGCCCTTCCTCCGACGCCGGCGTCGATCCCGGCTTCCCGCCGGTGACATGCGTCGTCGCCGACGGGCTGCTGCCTTGGGCCATCGACACCGCCGAGGAGCTCGGTGTGCCGGCGCTCGCCTTCCGCACGGCCAGCGCCTGCAGCTTCTTGGCCTACCTGTCCGTGCCCAAGCTCTTCGACCTTGGCGAGGTCCCCTTCCCTGCCGGCGGCAGCCTTGACGAGCCGGTGCGCGGCGTCCCGAGGATGGAGAGCTACCTACGCCGGCGTGATCTCCCACGCCAGTGCCGCCGCCTGAGCGAGACCGTCGACGTCGATCCCATGCTGCACTTGCTCGCCACAGGCACCGCGCACAACGTCAACGCACGGGCACTGATACTGAACACAGCCGCCTCCCTGGAAGGCTCGGCCGTCACGAACATCGCACGGCGCACGCGGGACGTATTCGCCATCGGGCCTTTACACGCGGCGtcgccggcggcgccggcggtggcCTCCAGCCTGTGGCGCGAGGACGACGGGTGCACGGCGTGGCTCGACGGCCACGCCGACAGGTCCGTCGTGTTCGTGAGCTTGGGGAGCCTCGCGGTGATCTCGCACGAGCAGTTCACGGAGTTCCTGTGTGGTCTCGTCGCCGCGGGGTACCCTTTCCTCTGGGTGCTCCGGCCGGACATGGTCGACGCAGGAGGACAGGACGCCGCGCTCCTCCGAGAAGCCATCCGCGCCGTCGGAGGCAAGAGCGCCGCGCGCGTCGTGCCGTGGGCGCCGCAGCGAGACGTGCTTCGGCACCGCGCCGTGGGGTGCTTCCTGACGCACGCCGGGTGGAACTCGACGCTGGAGGGCATCGTGGAGGGCGTGCCCATGGTGTGCTGGCCATTCTTCGCCGACCAGCAGACCAACAGCCGCTTCGTGGGCGCCGTGTGGGGGAACGGGCTGGACATGAAGGACGTGTGCGACAGGGCCGTCGTGCAGAGGACGCTGAAGGAGGCGATGGAGTCCGATGTGATCAAGGGCGCGGCGCAAGCGTTGGCGCAGCAGGTGAGGCGGGATGTCGACGGTGGGGGCTCGTCGGCGGTGGAACTTCAGCGGCTCGTCGCATTCATAGAGGAGCTCTCAGCACAGCCGAGCCATTACCGATGA